Proteins encoded within one genomic window of Girardinichthys multiradiatus isolate DD_20200921_A chromosome 21, DD_fGirMul_XY1, whole genome shotgun sequence:
- the and1 gene encoding actinodin1 isoform X1: MSGRSTVMAERWRFYGVLITTLLVVMLLPAFLSAGPVLQKSKRDVGESIQEKAEAAALHRRLIRNRRNISWYKEHSDFWAWYKYFTDNGNQEAVQEMDKIYLAYLQNKNRAEARQSYKAYLRHLGEIYKSCANSDDSSCVASYTTRPKSKPELPKPAPIKTCDPTKDAHCLYMALVQGKSPYLPLVVPVAPAAPVKAPAPLYVRAAAQAKDPASGHYYYAPSAASFLTKEQKAELLRICSADDVECMQYHLRAAYGYRTSAGSLPSYGHLGCDPKKDPACKPKLVQKAPSGLYIQYPNCDPLRDPYCAYAASLVAPRAPNPPAPAGPGSCNPLFEDNCNPLTATRFSSPPEEYRSNERDEAAAIRAAPPPAEQNDPYAMYRDAYANANRVTDPYAMYRQHPTSAAPQSTDPYSIIRQFMSRAQDNDPYAPRISAPESNPNDPFSAVRDAMNRQRFLSPRQQYPFSNPSYEEPPQEEHHPLGPPGKTKEGYDCYIGYDRECFPVRPSQPRSGASHRTPFPAEAYQPYQSTDSARSGVLEPDNPHCDPEYDPDCRLRRFQPQQPQPEHHTEEEHGRGTGESEQHGQDQQEAEPYQSGQEEPYMAYPPPSQGMPSLQDILRSYGDRFPEQDDHRAYSDDYRKK; encoded by the exons AT GAGTGGAAGAAGTACAGTCATGGCTGAACGGTGGAGGTTCTATGGTGTGCTGATCACCACCCTTCTGGTCGTGATGCTGCTGCCCG CGTTCTTGTCTGCAGGGCCAGTTCTGCAGAAGTCCAAAAGAGATG TGGGGGAAAGTATCCAGGAAAAGGCAGAAGCTGCAGCTTTACACAGAAGGCTGATCCGTAATCGCAGGAATATCAGCTGGTACAAAGAGCACTCTGACTTCTGGGCCTGGTACAAGTACTTCACAGACAATGGCAACCAGGAGGCA GTTCAGGAAATGGACAAGATCTACCTGGCCTATCTCCAGAACAAGAACCGTGCTGAGGCGCGCCAGTCCTACAAGGCCTACTTGCGCCACTTGGGGGAGATTTACAAGTCCTGCGCCAATTCTGACGATTCCAGCTGTGTGGCATCTTATACAACCAGGCCCAAATCCAAACCAGAGCTCCCTAAACCAGCACCCATAAAGACATGTGACCCAACAAAGGATGCTCACTGCTTGTATATGGCTCTAGTCCAGGGTAAGAGCCCCTACCTGCCCCTGGTGGTCCCAGTTGCCCCTGCAGCACCAGTCAAGGCCCCCGCTCCTTTGTATGTTCGTGCTGCTGCTCAAGCGAAGGACCCAGCTTCAGGACATTATTACTATGCTCCATCTGCAGCATCTTTCCTCACCAAG GAGCAGAAAGCTGAGCTGCTGCGTATCTGCTCTGCTGATGATGTGGAGTGTATGCAGTACCACCTCAGAGCTGCCTATGGGTATCGTACCTCTGCTGGATCCCTCCCGTCGTACGGCCATCTGGGCTGTGACCCCAAGAAAGATCCTGCCTGCAAACCTAAACTAGTTCAAAAGGCCCCTTCTGGTCTCTACATTCAGTACCCCAACTGTGATCCACTCAGGGACCCCTACTGTGCCTATGCTGCCTCTCTTGTg GCTCCGCGTGCCCCCAACCCCCCAGCACCCGCTGGTCCTGGATCCTGCAACCCTCTTTTTGAAGATAACTGCAACCCTCTGACTGCCACCAGATTCTCCTCTCCCCCAGAGGAGTACAGAAGTAATGAAAGAGATGAAGCAGCTGCTATTCGtgcagctcctcctcctgctgagcAGAATGACCCTTATGCCATGTATAGGGATGCTTATGCTAATGCTAACAGAGTTACTGATCCATACGCCATGTACCGCCAGCATCCAACCTCAGCCGCTCCTCAGTCTACTGACCCATACAGCATTATTCGTCAATTCATGTCCCGAGCTCAGGATAATGACCCGTACGCCCCACGCATTTCTGCTCCTGAATCTAACCCTAATGATCCTTTCTCTGCTGTCCGGGATGCCATGAATCGTCAGCGCTTTCTCTCACCCAGGCAGCAGTACCCGTTTTCCAATCCCAGTTATGAGGAGCCACCTCAGGAGGAGCATCACCCTCTGGGACCTCCAGGTAAAACCAAAGAGGGCTATGATTGCTACATTGGTTACGATCGTGAATGCTTCCCAGTAAGGCCCAGCCAACCTCGCTCCGGAGCTTCTCATCGTACTCCCTTCCCCGCCGAGGCCTACCAACCCTACCAGAGCACAGATAGTGCCCGCAGCGGTGTCCTGGAGCCAGACAACCCTCACTGCGACCCGGAGTATGACCCTGACTGCCGCCTGCGTCGCTTCCAGCCACAACAACCCCAACCCGAACATCACACCGAGGAGGAGCATGGTCGGGGCACAGGAGAATCAGAGCAGCACGGACAAGACCAGCAAGAGGCCGAGCCCTACCAAAGCGGTCAGGAGGAGCCTTATATGGCCTACCCGCCTCCCTCGCAGGGCATGCCCAGCCTCCAGGACATCCTCAGGAGTTACGGAGACCGCTTTCCCGAGCAGGATGACCACAGAGCTTACTCAGACGACTATCGCAAAAAGTAA
- the and1 gene encoding actinodin1 isoform X2: MAERWRFYGVLITTLLVVMLLPAFLSAGPVLQKSKRDVGESIQEKAEAAALHRRLIRNRRNISWYKEHSDFWAWYKYFTDNGNQEAVQEMDKIYLAYLQNKNRAEARQSYKAYLRHLGEIYKSCANSDDSSCVASYTTRPKSKPELPKPAPIKTCDPTKDAHCLYMALVQGKSPYLPLVVPVAPAAPVKAPAPLYVRAAAQAKDPASGHYYYAPSAASFLTKEQKAELLRICSADDVECMQYHLRAAYGYRTSAGSLPSYGHLGCDPKKDPACKPKLVQKAPSGLYIQYPNCDPLRDPYCAYAASLVAPRAPNPPAPAGPGSCNPLFEDNCNPLTATRFSSPPEEYRSNERDEAAAIRAAPPPAEQNDPYAMYRDAYANANRVTDPYAMYRQHPTSAAPQSTDPYSIIRQFMSRAQDNDPYAPRISAPESNPNDPFSAVRDAMNRQRFLSPRQQYPFSNPSYEEPPQEEHHPLGPPGKTKEGYDCYIGYDRECFPVRPSQPRSGASHRTPFPAEAYQPYQSTDSARSGVLEPDNPHCDPEYDPDCRLRRFQPQQPQPEHHTEEEHGRGTGESEQHGQDQQEAEPYQSGQEEPYMAYPPPSQGMPSLQDILRSYGDRFPEQDDHRAYSDDYRKK; encoded by the exons ATGGCTGAACGGTGGAGGTTCTATGGTGTGCTGATCACCACCCTTCTGGTCGTGATGCTGCTGCCCG CGTTCTTGTCTGCAGGGCCAGTTCTGCAGAAGTCCAAAAGAGATG TGGGGGAAAGTATCCAGGAAAAGGCAGAAGCTGCAGCTTTACACAGAAGGCTGATCCGTAATCGCAGGAATATCAGCTGGTACAAAGAGCACTCTGACTTCTGGGCCTGGTACAAGTACTTCACAGACAATGGCAACCAGGAGGCA GTTCAGGAAATGGACAAGATCTACCTGGCCTATCTCCAGAACAAGAACCGTGCTGAGGCGCGCCAGTCCTACAAGGCCTACTTGCGCCACTTGGGGGAGATTTACAAGTCCTGCGCCAATTCTGACGATTCCAGCTGTGTGGCATCTTATACAACCAGGCCCAAATCCAAACCAGAGCTCCCTAAACCAGCACCCATAAAGACATGTGACCCAACAAAGGATGCTCACTGCTTGTATATGGCTCTAGTCCAGGGTAAGAGCCCCTACCTGCCCCTGGTGGTCCCAGTTGCCCCTGCAGCACCAGTCAAGGCCCCCGCTCCTTTGTATGTTCGTGCTGCTGCTCAAGCGAAGGACCCAGCTTCAGGACATTATTACTATGCTCCATCTGCAGCATCTTTCCTCACCAAG GAGCAGAAAGCTGAGCTGCTGCGTATCTGCTCTGCTGATGATGTGGAGTGTATGCAGTACCACCTCAGAGCTGCCTATGGGTATCGTACCTCTGCTGGATCCCTCCCGTCGTACGGCCATCTGGGCTGTGACCCCAAGAAAGATCCTGCCTGCAAACCTAAACTAGTTCAAAAGGCCCCTTCTGGTCTCTACATTCAGTACCCCAACTGTGATCCACTCAGGGACCCCTACTGTGCCTATGCTGCCTCTCTTGTg GCTCCGCGTGCCCCCAACCCCCCAGCACCCGCTGGTCCTGGATCCTGCAACCCTCTTTTTGAAGATAACTGCAACCCTCTGACTGCCACCAGATTCTCCTCTCCCCCAGAGGAGTACAGAAGTAATGAAAGAGATGAAGCAGCTGCTATTCGtgcagctcctcctcctgctgagcAGAATGACCCTTATGCCATGTATAGGGATGCTTATGCTAATGCTAACAGAGTTACTGATCCATACGCCATGTACCGCCAGCATCCAACCTCAGCCGCTCCTCAGTCTACTGACCCATACAGCATTATTCGTCAATTCATGTCCCGAGCTCAGGATAATGACCCGTACGCCCCACGCATTTCTGCTCCTGAATCTAACCCTAATGATCCTTTCTCTGCTGTCCGGGATGCCATGAATCGTCAGCGCTTTCTCTCACCCAGGCAGCAGTACCCGTTTTCCAATCCCAGTTATGAGGAGCCACCTCAGGAGGAGCATCACCCTCTGGGACCTCCAGGTAAAACCAAAGAGGGCTATGATTGCTACATTGGTTACGATCGTGAATGCTTCCCAGTAAGGCCCAGCCAACCTCGCTCCGGAGCTTCTCATCGTACTCCCTTCCCCGCCGAGGCCTACCAACCCTACCAGAGCACAGATAGTGCCCGCAGCGGTGTCCTGGAGCCAGACAACCCTCACTGCGACCCGGAGTATGACCCTGACTGCCGCCTGCGTCGCTTCCAGCCACAACAACCCCAACCCGAACATCACACCGAGGAGGAGCATGGTCGGGGCACAGGAGAATCAGAGCAGCACGGACAAGACCAGCAAGAGGCCGAGCCCTACCAAAGCGGTCAGGAGGAGCCTTATATGGCCTACCCGCCTCCCTCGCAGGGCATGCCCAGCCTCCAGGACATCCTCAGGAGTTACGGAGACCGCTTTCCCGAGCAGGATGACCACAGAGCTTACTCAGACGACTATCGCAAAAAGTAA